Proteins encoded together in one Ipomoea triloba cultivar NCNSP0323 chromosome 4, ASM357664v1 window:
- the LOC116015269 gene encoding probable carboxylesterase 15, translating into MSDAMAASASIAAADPPHEVENCRDVLWVYSDGSIVRSSKPSFDVAVIDDGSVVWKDVTFDAVHGLQLRLYKPAKPAKLPVFYYIHGGGFCINSRTWPSCHNYCLKLASEIPAVIVAPDYRLAPENRLPAAIEDGLASVKWLQAEAASEEPDAWLTEAADFDRVFISGDSAGGNIAHHLAVQLGAGSPDMNPVRVRGYVLLAPFFGGTVRTKFEMEGPKDAFLNLELIDRFWMLSIPIGATTDHPIVNPFGPDSPSLEEVEVDPILVVTGGGDLLRDRGEEYAKRLKSFGKKIEYVEFEGQQHGFFTINPKSEPAKELMLIIKRFIAENSA; encoded by the exons ATGTCAGATGCCATGGCTGCTTCCGCCTCCATTGCCGCCGCTGATCCACCGCACGAGGTGGAGAATTGCAGAGACGTTCTTTGGGTGTACAGTGACGGGTCCATAGTGCGGTCCAGCAAGCCGAGCTTTGACGTGGCGGTGATCGACGACGGCTCCGTTGTTTGGAAAGATGTTACCTTTGACGCCGTGCACGGCCTTCAGCTCCGGCTATATAAGCCGGCTAAGCCGGCTAAGCTCCCGGTCTTTTACTATATCCACGGTGGCGGTTTTTGCATAAACTCGCGGACGTGGCCCAGCTGTCATAACTACTGTCTGAAGCTCGCTTCCGAGATTCCCGCCGTGATTGTCGCGCCTGATTACCGGCTGGCGCCGGAGAACAGGCTGCCGGCGGCTATCGAGGATGGATTGGCTTCCGTGAAGTGGCTTCAAGCCGAAGCCGCGTCGGAGGAGCCGGATGCGTGGCTCACGGAAGCCGCTGACTTCGACAGAGTGTTTATCTCCGGCGACTCCGCCGGTGGGAATATTGCTCATCATTTGGCGGTTCAACTCGGGGCCGGTTCACCCGATATGAATCCGGTTCGGGTCAGGGGTTATGTTCTTCTAGCCCCCTTCTTCGGTGGCACTGTGAGGACAAAGTTTGAAATGGAAGGTCCAAAAGACGCTTTCCTAAATTTGGAGCTTATAGACAG GTTTTGGATGCTATCAATACCAATAGGGGCAACAACAGATCATCCAATAGTGAACCCATTTGGACCAGATAGCCCAAGTTTGGAAGAGGTGGAAGTAGACCCAATTTTGGTGGTGACAGGGGGAGGTGATCTGCTGAGAGACAGAGGAGAGGAATATGCAAAGAGATTGAAGAGCTTTGGGAAGAAGATTGAGTATGTAGAGTTTGAAGGACAACAACATGGGTTTTTCACTATCAACCCCAAATCTGAACCTGCCAAGGAGTTGATGCTCATCATCAAACGCTTTATTGCAGAGAATTCTGCATAA
- the LOC116016567 gene encoding ubiquitin carboxyl-terminal hydrolase 8 isoform X3 codes for MCWKPRDNAVESYKRACKIFIFETDPIRIWDFSGQTASFFSISNQSNDKDLKDSPRQLEQDMLLELQVYGLSDSVRNRAKKNEIGVQYSNGTSYLMNGSASLIRSPCETGTLGLTGLQNLGNTCFMNSAVQCLAHTPKLVDYFLGDYKSEINYDNPLGMNGEIASAFGDLLKQLWAPGATPVAPRTFKLKLSHFAPQFSGFSQHDSQELLAFLLDGLHEDLNRVKCKPYVEAKDGDGRPDEEVADEYWKNHRARNDSIIVDVCQGQYRSKLVCPVCRKVSITFDPFMYLSLPLPSTSMRSMTISVMKSYGDIQLSVVTVNVPKDGKYSDLISSLSTACSLGADETFLVAEVYNSRIIRYLGGSADSLSLIRDGDRLVAYRLLKSSGEDPLVVFTHQQTEEHYISGKLTPGWKMFGIPFVASCRVENGCDLRNLYLRLLLPFIVHNEDFVGKSDKVENGATEVLAEMEATSPRLVGLSENTDAENIDAKLDSDFEFLLTDEKGMLSNSAIVMNEPLKFSDMPERLNVLVCWPDKMLEQYNRSAFSSLPEVFKSGFFTKRPQESVSFYKCLEAFLKEEPLGPEDMWYCPGCKEHRQATKKLDLWRLPEIMVIHMKRFSYNRFLKNKLETFVDFPIHDLELSSYIAHQDGQSSCRYMLYAISNHYGSMGGGHYTAFVRQGGEQWYDFDDSHVSPVNVEKIKTSAAYVLFYRRVEENHIEEMNKTIIRC; via the exons ATGTGCTGGAAGCCCAGG GATAATGCAGTGGAGTCCTATAAAAGAGCCTGTAAGATTTTCATCTTTGAGACAGATCCG ATCCGGATATGGGATTTTTCTGGCCAGACTGCCTCTTTTTTCTCAATCTCAAATCAGTCAAATGACAAAGACCTAAAGGACTCTCCAAGACAGTTGGAGCAAGAT ATGCTCCTTGAGTTGCAAGTCTATGGCTTATCTGATTCTGTCAGAAACAGagcaaagaaaaatgaaattggTGTGCAATATTCTAATGGAACTTCGTATCTGATGAATGGTAGTGCTAGTCTCATACGAAGTCCATGTGAAACTGGCACATTGGGCTTGACTGGATTGCAAAACCTAGGGAACACCTGTTTCATGAACAGTGCTGTCCAATGTCTTGCACACACACCAAAGCTTGTTGATTACTTTCTTGGAGATTACAAATCGGAAATAAATTATGACAACCCCTTGGGTATGAAT GGTGAGATTGCATCAGCATTTGGAGATCTTTTGAAGCAATTATGGGCTCCTGGAGCAACTCCTGTGGCACCAAGAACATTCAAATTAAAGCTCTCTCATTTTGCTCCTCAATTCAGTGGTTTTAGTCAACATGATTCTCAG GAGCTCCTTGCTTTCCTGTTGGATGGACTCCATGAAGATTTGAACCGTGTGAAGTGCAAACCATATGTTGAAGCTAAGGATGGAGATGGTCGTCCAGATGAAGAAGTAGCAGATGAATATTGGAAGAATCATAGGGCTCGTAATGATTCCATTATAGTTGACGTATGCCAG GGTCAATATCGCTCGAAATTAGTCTGTCCTGTTTGCAGGAAGGTCTCCATCACTTTTGATCCCTTCATGTATCTATCACTACCCCTACCATCAACATCGATGCGGTCCATGACTATATCAGTTATGAAAAGTTATGGTGATATCCAGCTTTCTGTTGTTACAGTTAATGTTCCCAAGGATGGGAAATATAGTGATCTTATTAGCAGTTTGAGCACTGCATGCTCCTTGGGGGCTGATGAGACCTTTTTGGTGGCTGAG GTTTACAATAGTCGTATCATACGGTATCTTGGGGGATCAGCTGATTCATTATCCTTAATCAGAGATGGTGATCGACTTGTTGCTTATCGTTTGCTGAAGAGCAGCGGAGAAGACCCCTTGGTTGTGTTTACTCATCAGCAGACTGAGGA GCATTATATTTCTGGGAAGCTCACGCCAGGTTGGAAGATGTTTGGTATTCCATTTGTTGCAAGTTGTAGAGTTGAAAATGGATGCGATCTCCGCAACTTGTATTTAAGATTACTTCTTCCATTCATAGTTCACAATGAAGATTTTGTTGGGAAAAGTGATAAAGTTGAAAATGGTGCTACTGAAGTACTTGCTGAAATGGAAGCCACTAGTCCTAGATTGGTTGGTCTCTCAGAAAATACTGATGCTGAAAATATTGATGCAAAATTGGACAGTGATTTTGAGTTTCTTTTAACTGATGAAAAAGGAATGCTCTCCAACTCTGCGATTGTAATGAATGAGCCACTAAAGTTCTCAGACATGCCTGAACGGCTTAATGTGCTCGTGTGCTGGCCAGATAAAATGCTTGAACAATACAATAGAAGTGCTTTTAGCTCATTACCAGAAGTTTTCAAGTCTGGCTTTTTCACAAAAAGGCCTCAAGAGTCTGTCTCTTTTTATAAATGTCTTGAGGCATTTTTGAAGGAGGAGCCTCTAGGACCAGAAGACATGTG GTACTGTCCTGGTTGCAAAGAGCATCGCCAAGCTACTAAGAAGTTGGATCTGTGGAGGTTGCCGGAGATTATGGTCATTCATATGAAGAGATTCTCATATAACCGTTTTCTGAAGAACAAGTTAGAGACATTTGTTGATTTCCCCATCCATGATCTTGAATTGTCTTCATATATTGCCCACCAAGATGGACAATCTTCTTGCCGCTATATGCTTTATGCAATTAGTAATCATTATGGAAGCATGGGAGGAGGACACTACACTGCATTTGTTCGC CAAGGTGGGGAACAATGGTATGACTTTGACGACAGCCATGTTTCACCCGTCAACGTAGAGAAGATAAAAACCTCAGCTGCCTATGTTCTGTTCTATAGAAGAGTTGAAGAGAACCATATAGAAGAGATGAACAAAACCATCATTAGGTGCTAG
- the LOC116016567 gene encoding ubiquitin carboxyl-terminal hydrolase 8 isoform X2 encodes MDNPSEDSEEQTQQQQTESNGNDDQQVYFVPFRWWKEAQDTASADGKKGTLYTASPGPSYGGPMKIINNIFSSDVAFNLRKEDDPSLQTCDNGEVGVSGRDFALVPGDMWIQALKWHSGSKTPAKNSKSFSTSDDDMTDVYPLQLRLSGLQEGNSLGVRISKKDNAVESYKRACKIFIFETDPIRIWDFSGQTASFFSISNQSNDKDLKDSPRQLEQDMLLELQVYGLSDSVRNRAKKNEIGVQYSNGTSYLMNGSASLIRSPCETGTLGLTGLQNLGNTCFMNSAVQCLAHTPKLVDYFLGDYKSEINYDNPLGMNGEIASAFGDLLKQLWAPGATPVAPRTFKLKLSHFAPQFSGFSQHDSQELLAFLLDGLHEDLNRVKCKPYVEAKDGDGRPDEEVADEYWKNHRARNDSIIVDVCQGQYRSKLVCPVCRKVSITFDPFMYLSLPLPSTSMRSMTISVMKSYGDIQLSVVTVNVPKDGKYSDLISSLSTACSLGADETFLVAEVYNSRIIRYLGGSADSLSLIRDGDRLVAYRLLKSSGEDPLVVFTHQQTEEHYISGKLTPGWKMFGIPFVASCRVENGCDLRNLYLRLLLPFIVHNEDFVGKSDKVENGATEVLAEMEATSPRLVGLSENTDAENIDAKLDSDFEFLLTDEKGMLSNSAIVMNEPLKFSDMPERLNVLVCWPDKMLEQYNRSAFSSLPEVFKSGFFTKRPQESVSFYKCLEAFLKEEPLGPEDMC; translated from the exons ATGGATAACCCATCCGAGGATTCCGAGGAACAAACCCAGCAACAGCAAACCGAATCAAATGGGAATGATGACCAGCAAGTCTACTTCGTTCCTTTCAG GTGGTGGAAAGAGGCACAAGACACAGCATCAGCAGATGGGAAGAAGGGGACTTTGTACACAGCCTCACCTGGTCCATCTTATGGAGGGCCAATGAAGATAATAAACAATATTTTCAGTTCAGATGTTGCTTTTAATTTAAGGAAGGAGGATGATCCTTCACTGCAGACCTGTGACAATGGCGAAGTTGGGGTATCAGGTCGTGATTTTGCCTTGGTCCCCGGTGACATGTGGATTCAGGCACTCAAGTG GCACAGTGGTTCTAAAACTCCAGCAAAGAATAGCAAAAGCTTTTCAACCTCAGATGATGATATGACAGATGTTTATCCCTTACAGTTGAGACTTTCTGGTTTGCAAGAAGGCAACTCCTTGGGAGTTAGGATAAGCAAAAAG GATAATGCAGTGGAGTCCTATAAAAGAGCCTGTAAGATTTTCATCTTTGAGACAGATCCG ATCCGGATATGGGATTTTTCTGGCCAGACTGCCTCTTTTTTCTCAATCTCAAATCAGTCAAATGACAAAGACCTAAAGGACTCTCCAAGACAGTTGGAGCAAGAT ATGCTCCTTGAGTTGCAAGTCTATGGCTTATCTGATTCTGTCAGAAACAGagcaaagaaaaatgaaattggTGTGCAATATTCTAATGGAACTTCGTATCTGATGAATGGTAGTGCTAGTCTCATACGAAGTCCATGTGAAACTGGCACATTGGGCTTGACTGGATTGCAAAACCTAGGGAACACCTGTTTCATGAACAGTGCTGTCCAATGTCTTGCACACACACCAAAGCTTGTTGATTACTTTCTTGGAGATTACAAATCGGAAATAAATTATGACAACCCCTTGGGTATGAAT GGTGAGATTGCATCAGCATTTGGAGATCTTTTGAAGCAATTATGGGCTCCTGGAGCAACTCCTGTGGCACCAAGAACATTCAAATTAAAGCTCTCTCATTTTGCTCCTCAATTCAGTGGTTTTAGTCAACATGATTCTCAG GAGCTCCTTGCTTTCCTGTTGGATGGACTCCATGAAGATTTGAACCGTGTGAAGTGCAAACCATATGTTGAAGCTAAGGATGGAGATGGTCGTCCAGATGAAGAAGTAGCAGATGAATATTGGAAGAATCATAGGGCTCGTAATGATTCCATTATAGTTGACGTATGCCAG GGTCAATATCGCTCGAAATTAGTCTGTCCTGTTTGCAGGAAGGTCTCCATCACTTTTGATCCCTTCATGTATCTATCACTACCCCTACCATCAACATCGATGCGGTCCATGACTATATCAGTTATGAAAAGTTATGGTGATATCCAGCTTTCTGTTGTTACAGTTAATGTTCCCAAGGATGGGAAATATAGTGATCTTATTAGCAGTTTGAGCACTGCATGCTCCTTGGGGGCTGATGAGACCTTTTTGGTGGCTGAG GTTTACAATAGTCGTATCATACGGTATCTTGGGGGATCAGCTGATTCATTATCCTTAATCAGAGATGGTGATCGACTTGTTGCTTATCGTTTGCTGAAGAGCAGCGGAGAAGACCCCTTGGTTGTGTTTACTCATCAGCAGACTGAGGA GCATTATATTTCTGGGAAGCTCACGCCAGGTTGGAAGATGTTTGGTATTCCATTTGTTGCAAGTTGTAGAGTTGAAAATGGATGCGATCTCCGCAACTTGTATTTAAGATTACTTCTTCCATTCATAGTTCACAATGAAGATTTTGTTGGGAAAAGTGATAAAGTTGAAAATGGTGCTACTGAAGTACTTGCTGAAATGGAAGCCACTAGTCCTAGATTGGTTGGTCTCTCAGAAAATACTGATGCTGAAAATATTGATGCAAAATTGGACAGTGATTTTGAGTTTCTTTTAACTGATGAAAAAGGAATGCTCTCCAACTCTGCGATTGTAATGAATGAGCCACTAAAGTTCTCAGACATGCCTGAACGGCTTAATGTGCTCGTGTGCTGGCCAGATAAAATGCTTGAACAATACAATAGAAGTGCTTTTAGCTCATTACCAGAAGTTTTCAAGTCTGGCTTTTTCACAAAAAGGCCTCAAGAGTCTGTCTCTTTTTATAAATGTCTTGAGGCATTTTTGAAGGAGGAGCCTCTAGGACCAGAAGACATGTG TTAA
- the LOC116014994 gene encoding basic-leucine zipper transcription factor A encodes MRRGGGHYGGAGDSTANNAYSQIQHHPQHGRSEEQQHQQQQQQWRWERESPKLPTNAMSPHMFSEGQGAEASRSYYQGQRTDPRMPLENQGGKDLRSQPVEEDMDIGYEDNPMPQSLEGLEQKFLDDIMKLSKEQNDAEDAENARHRERINAINAQYQEQLVALRARHASRREDVLRRESHARRQQYQQVALDNHPNTNAGGPIDPRGYAAPPPLPGERQRAYNANNYDSYRDRNRFVGSGRDQGYEPRAQYPGGRGYDPGSRYY; translated from the exons ATGAGACGGGGAGGGGGGCATTACGGCGGCGCCGGAGATTCCACCGCCAATAACGCATATTCCCAGATTCAACATCACCCCCAACACGGCAGGTCTGAAGAACAACAAcatcagcagcagcagcagcaatgGAGATGGGAACGAGAGAGCCCTAAACTGCCCACCAACGCTATGTCTCCCCACATGTTCTCTGAAG GTCAGGGAGCCGAAGCATCAAGATCCTATTATCAGGGCCAGAGGACAGATCCTAGGATGCCATTAGAGAACCAAGGTGGCAAAGATCTCAGATCTCAGCCAGTTGAAGAAGATATGGATATTGGTTATGAAGATAATCCCATGCCACAGTCTCTGGAGGGCCTTGAACAGAAGTTCCTTGATGACATCATGAAGCTGAGCAAGGAACAAAATGACGCAGAGGATGCTGAAAATGCCAGGCATAGGGAG CGAATAAATGCAATCAATGCTCAGTACCAAGAACAGCTAGTAGCCCTAAGAGCCCGGCATGCCAGTCGCAGAGAGGATGTTCTTCGACGGGAATCCCATGCCAGGCGACAGCAGTACCAACAGGTTGCATTGGATAACCATCCAAACACTAATGCAGGAGGCCCTATTGATCCTCGTGGATATGCTGCACCACCTCCCCTGCCTGGAGAGCGACAACGAGCCTATAATGCCAATAATTATGATTCATACAGAGACCGAAACCGGTTTGTTGGAAGCGGAAGAGATCAAGGGTACGAACCTAGAGCTCAATACCCCGGGGGCCGTGGTTACGACCCCGGGTCGCGGTACTACTGA
- the LOC116014993 gene encoding outer envelope protein 61, giving the protein MMNGMMDPEMFRIAQEQMSRMSPAELARIQQQMMSNPELIRMASESMKNLRPEDLRNAAEQLKHTRPEEMAEIGEKMANASPEELAAMRSRLDAQINYELNAAEMLKKQGNDLHNQGKFTDASQKYLLAKKNLKDIPASKGRNLLMACSLNLMSCFLKTGQYDDCIREGTEVLEYDANNIKALYRRGQAYKELGHLEDAVSDLAKAHEVSPDDETIENVLRDVKERLAKQGSGHASRKLVIEEITEEEPIVSSKKPENSTAESFMLQPQGTKQEASSSEHLHEKAIHGGPPSSSSECLQALKDDPESIRSFQNFVSRADPATLAALSGSNAEGIPPDMVKTASNIIGKMSPEELQRMVQMASTFQGETPFTKRGSSNSTSDSFGPGPGPVPPNMSPDMMKMATDIMGKMSPDDLQKMFQMASSFKEKNPATAASVSNSNEQSRAQENRENFKVEDIGTSSSSQGLLNSRNGSNSGLSSSTADLQEQMRNQMNDPAMREMFSSMVKNMSPEMMANMSKQFGLNLSQEDAEKAQQAMSSLSPDDLERMMKWVDRIQRGVEGAKKTKNWLLGKPGMILAILMLLLAILLHWLGFIGH; this is encoded by the exons ATGATGAACGGGATGATGGATCCGGAGATGTTCAGAATCGCTCAAGAGCAGATGAGTCGTATGTCGCCCGCTGAGTTGGCTCGGATTCAGCAGCAG ATGATGTCTAATCCTGAGTTGATTAGAATGGCTTCCGAAAGCATGAAAAATTTGAGGCCGGAGGACCTGAGGAATGCTGCAGAACAGTTGAAGCATACCCGGCCAGAGGAAATGGCCGAGATTGGTGAGAAGATGGCTAATGCATCACCTGAAGAATTAGCTGCCATGCGATCCCGTCTAGATGCACAGATTAATTATGAACTAAATGCAGCTGAGATGCTTAAGAAACAG GGGAATGATCTTCACAACCAGGGAAAGTTCACTGATGCCTCACAGAAATATTTGCTT GCAAAGAAAAACTTGAAGGACATTCCTGCCTCGAAAGGCAGAAATTTGTTAATGGCATGTTCTTTGAATTTGATGTCATGTTTCTTAAAGACTGGACAGTATGATGACTGCATAAGGGAAGGCACTGAG GTTTTGGAATATGATGCAAACAATATTAAAGCTCTTTACCGGAGGGGTCAAGCTTATAAAGAACTGGGACATCTAGAA GATGCAGTGTCTGACTTGGCTAAGGCACATGAAGTTTCACCTGATGATGAAACTATCGAAAATGTCCTAAG GGATGTTAAAGAACGGTTGGCAAAACAAGGCAGTGGGCATGCTTCAAGAA AATTAGTCATTGAAGAAATAACTGAAGAGGAGCCAATTGTGTCATCTAAAAAACCTGAAAATTCAACTGCTGAAAGTTTTATGTTACAACCACAAGGAACAAAACAAGAGGCCTCTAGTTCAGAGCATTTGCATGAAAAAGCAATACATGGCGGACCTCCTTCATCTAGTTCTGAGTGCTTGCAAGCTTTAAAAGATGATCCTGAATCAATCAG ATCCTTCCAAAATTTTGTTTCTCGTGCTGATCCGGCGACTTTGGCTGCCCTTAGCGGTTCAAATGCTGAAGGCATACCTCCTGATATGGTGAAGACTGCATCCAATATTATTGGCAAGATGTCCCCAGAAGAACTTCAAAGAATGGTTCAAATGGCTTCCACATTCCAAGGAGAAACCCCATTTACAAAGAGAGGTTCATCAAACTCAACTAGTGATAGCTTTGGTCCTGGTCCTGGTCCAGTGCCTCCAAATATGAGTCCTGATATGATGAAAATGGCAACTGATATTATGGGTAAGATGTCTCCTGATGATCTCCAAAAGATGTTTCAAATGGCATCCTCTTTCAAAGAAAAGAATCCTGCAACAGCTGCTTCAGTATCCAATTCTAATGAACAGTCGAGAGCTCAAGAGAATCGTGAAAATTTCAAAGTGGAAGATATCGGTACTAGTAGCTCATCCCAGGGACTTTTAAATTCTAGAAATGGTTCTAACTCTGGTTTATCAAGCTCAACTGCTGATCTGCAAGAACAAATGAGAAACCAAATGAATGATCCAGCTATGCGGGAG ATGTTCTCCTCCATGGTTAAAAACATGAGCCCAGAAATGATGGCTAACATGAGCAAACAATTTGGACTTAATCTTTCTCAGGAGGATGCAGAAAAAGCTCAGCAGGCCATGTCATCTTTATCACCAGATGACTTGGAAAGAATG ATGAAATGGGTAGATAGAATTCAAAGAGGAGTAGAGGGTgccaaaaagacaaaaaattgGCTTTTGGGAAAGCCTGGTATGATCTTGGCAATACTTATGTTGCTCTTGGCCATCCTCCTCCACTGGCTGGGCTTCATAGGCCATTAG
- the LOC116016567 gene encoding ubiquitin carboxyl-terminal hydrolase 8 isoform X1: MDNPSEDSEEQTQQQQTESNGNDDQQVYFVPFRWWKEAQDTASADGKKGTLYTASPGPSYGGPMKIINNIFSSDVAFNLRKEDDPSLQTCDNGEVGVSGRDFALVPGDMWIQALKWHSGSKTPAKNSKSFSTSDDDMTDVYPLQLRLSGLQEGNSLGVRISKKDNAVESYKRACKIFIFETDPIRIWDFSGQTASFFSISNQSNDKDLKDSPRQLEQDMLLELQVYGLSDSVRNRAKKNEIGVQYSNGTSYLMNGSASLIRSPCETGTLGLTGLQNLGNTCFMNSAVQCLAHTPKLVDYFLGDYKSEINYDNPLGMNGEIASAFGDLLKQLWAPGATPVAPRTFKLKLSHFAPQFSGFSQHDSQELLAFLLDGLHEDLNRVKCKPYVEAKDGDGRPDEEVADEYWKNHRARNDSIIVDVCQGQYRSKLVCPVCRKVSITFDPFMYLSLPLPSTSMRSMTISVMKSYGDIQLSVVTVNVPKDGKYSDLISSLSTACSLGADETFLVAEVYNSRIIRYLGGSADSLSLIRDGDRLVAYRLLKSSGEDPLVVFTHQQTEEHYISGKLTPGWKMFGIPFVASCRVENGCDLRNLYLRLLLPFIVHNEDFVGKSDKVENGATEVLAEMEATSPRLVGLSENTDAENIDAKLDSDFEFLLTDEKGMLSNSAIVMNEPLKFSDMPERLNVLVCWPDKMLEQYNRSAFSSLPEVFKSGFFTKRPQESVSFYKCLEAFLKEEPLGPEDMWYCPGCKEHRQATKKLDLWRLPEIMVIHMKRFSYNRFLKNKLETFVDFPIHDLELSSYIAHQDGQSSCRYMLYAISNHYGSMGGGHYTAFVRQGGEQWYDFDDSHVSPVNVEKIKTSAAYVLFYRRVEENHIEEMNKTIIRC; the protein is encoded by the exons ATGGATAACCCATCCGAGGATTCCGAGGAACAAACCCAGCAACAGCAAACCGAATCAAATGGGAATGATGACCAGCAAGTCTACTTCGTTCCTTTCAG GTGGTGGAAAGAGGCACAAGACACAGCATCAGCAGATGGGAAGAAGGGGACTTTGTACACAGCCTCACCTGGTCCATCTTATGGAGGGCCAATGAAGATAATAAACAATATTTTCAGTTCAGATGTTGCTTTTAATTTAAGGAAGGAGGATGATCCTTCACTGCAGACCTGTGACAATGGCGAAGTTGGGGTATCAGGTCGTGATTTTGCCTTGGTCCCCGGTGACATGTGGATTCAGGCACTCAAGTG GCACAGTGGTTCTAAAACTCCAGCAAAGAATAGCAAAAGCTTTTCAACCTCAGATGATGATATGACAGATGTTTATCCCTTACAGTTGAGACTTTCTGGTTTGCAAGAAGGCAACTCCTTGGGAGTTAGGATAAGCAAAAAG GATAATGCAGTGGAGTCCTATAAAAGAGCCTGTAAGATTTTCATCTTTGAGACAGATCCG ATCCGGATATGGGATTTTTCTGGCCAGACTGCCTCTTTTTTCTCAATCTCAAATCAGTCAAATGACAAAGACCTAAAGGACTCTCCAAGACAGTTGGAGCAAGAT ATGCTCCTTGAGTTGCAAGTCTATGGCTTATCTGATTCTGTCAGAAACAGagcaaagaaaaatgaaattggTGTGCAATATTCTAATGGAACTTCGTATCTGATGAATGGTAGTGCTAGTCTCATACGAAGTCCATGTGAAACTGGCACATTGGGCTTGACTGGATTGCAAAACCTAGGGAACACCTGTTTCATGAACAGTGCTGTCCAATGTCTTGCACACACACCAAAGCTTGTTGATTACTTTCTTGGAGATTACAAATCGGAAATAAATTATGACAACCCCTTGGGTATGAAT GGTGAGATTGCATCAGCATTTGGAGATCTTTTGAAGCAATTATGGGCTCCTGGAGCAACTCCTGTGGCACCAAGAACATTCAAATTAAAGCTCTCTCATTTTGCTCCTCAATTCAGTGGTTTTAGTCAACATGATTCTCAG GAGCTCCTTGCTTTCCTGTTGGATGGACTCCATGAAGATTTGAACCGTGTGAAGTGCAAACCATATGTTGAAGCTAAGGATGGAGATGGTCGTCCAGATGAAGAAGTAGCAGATGAATATTGGAAGAATCATAGGGCTCGTAATGATTCCATTATAGTTGACGTATGCCAG GGTCAATATCGCTCGAAATTAGTCTGTCCTGTTTGCAGGAAGGTCTCCATCACTTTTGATCCCTTCATGTATCTATCACTACCCCTACCATCAACATCGATGCGGTCCATGACTATATCAGTTATGAAAAGTTATGGTGATATCCAGCTTTCTGTTGTTACAGTTAATGTTCCCAAGGATGGGAAATATAGTGATCTTATTAGCAGTTTGAGCACTGCATGCTCCTTGGGGGCTGATGAGACCTTTTTGGTGGCTGAG GTTTACAATAGTCGTATCATACGGTATCTTGGGGGATCAGCTGATTCATTATCCTTAATCAGAGATGGTGATCGACTTGTTGCTTATCGTTTGCTGAAGAGCAGCGGAGAAGACCCCTTGGTTGTGTTTACTCATCAGCAGACTGAGGA GCATTATATTTCTGGGAAGCTCACGCCAGGTTGGAAGATGTTTGGTATTCCATTTGTTGCAAGTTGTAGAGTTGAAAATGGATGCGATCTCCGCAACTTGTATTTAAGATTACTTCTTCCATTCATAGTTCACAATGAAGATTTTGTTGGGAAAAGTGATAAAGTTGAAAATGGTGCTACTGAAGTACTTGCTGAAATGGAAGCCACTAGTCCTAGATTGGTTGGTCTCTCAGAAAATACTGATGCTGAAAATATTGATGCAAAATTGGACAGTGATTTTGAGTTTCTTTTAACTGATGAAAAAGGAATGCTCTCCAACTCTGCGATTGTAATGAATGAGCCACTAAAGTTCTCAGACATGCCTGAACGGCTTAATGTGCTCGTGTGCTGGCCAGATAAAATGCTTGAACAATACAATAGAAGTGCTTTTAGCTCATTACCAGAAGTTTTCAAGTCTGGCTTTTTCACAAAAAGGCCTCAAGAGTCTGTCTCTTTTTATAAATGTCTTGAGGCATTTTTGAAGGAGGAGCCTCTAGGACCAGAAGACATGTG GTACTGTCCTGGTTGCAAAGAGCATCGCCAAGCTACTAAGAAGTTGGATCTGTGGAGGTTGCCGGAGATTATGGTCATTCATATGAAGAGATTCTCATATAACCGTTTTCTGAAGAACAAGTTAGAGACATTTGTTGATTTCCCCATCCATGATCTTGAATTGTCTTCATATATTGCCCACCAAGATGGACAATCTTCTTGCCGCTATATGCTTTATGCAATTAGTAATCATTATGGAAGCATGGGAGGAGGACACTACACTGCATTTGTTCGC CAAGGTGGGGAACAATGGTATGACTTTGACGACAGCCATGTTTCACCCGTCAACGTAGAGAAGATAAAAACCTCAGCTGCCTATGTTCTGTTCTATAGAAGAGTTGAAGAGAACCATATAGAAGAGATGAACAAAACCATCATTAGGTGCTAG